tattgtagactcgagaatcattgcagttatagcatggatcataaacattcattacaaacttggagatacaaaataactgttattactgcctctagggcatatctcctacagactcccacttgcactagagtcctaatccagttacatggcttccctaacaccaatggctatccggtgctgctcatgttttgctcgtggtaGAGGCTTTGTCATCGGGTCTGACACGTTCAGATCCGTGTGAACTTTGCATACTTTCACTAAACCTTCTTCGACATGATGTCGAATGAGTTTATATTTGCGTTGAATATGTCTTGTCTTATGGTGCGAACTTGGCTCCCTTGCCTGAGCCACGgcgccactattatcacaatagatCTCCACAGGGTCCTGGGCACTAGGAACCACACCAAGGTCTTCAAGAAATTGCTTGATCCATACCGACTCCTTGGAGGCTTCTGAAGCGGCAACATACTCCGCCTCCGTCGTAGAATCCGCCACAGTCTTTTGTTTGGAACTTTTCCAATCAACTGCGCCGCCGTTCAATATGAAAACATAGCCTGATTGAGATTTGAAGTCATCTGGGTCAGTCATGAAGCCTGCATCAGTGTAACCACTTACaatgagctcttcatcacctccgtacacaaggagtaaatccttggtccttctgaggtacttaagaatacccttgactgcggcccagtgttccaaccgtggatcactttggtaccggctgctaacacttagcgcataggaaacatccggtcttgtacatagcatggcatacataatagaaccaACTGCCAAGGCATATGGAACATCATTCATTTGTACTTGCTCATCCAGAGTCCGAGGACTCTGATTCTTGCAAAGCACTGTGCCAGGTGACATGGGGAGTAGGCCTTTCTTGGAGTTCTCCATGTTGAACCTTTTCAACACCTTGTCAATGTACATGCTTTGGCTAAGCACTATcaggcgttttgatctatctctatagattctGATGCCCAATACATATGCCGCTTCACCTAAGTCTTTCATTGAAAACCTCCTTTTCAATGAGTCTTTTATTTCGCTAAGAAAATTCacgtcatttccaatcaacaatatgtcatccacatacaagattagaaatgcttttgcgctcccactaaacttcttgtaaacacaagattcttcgtcattcctgatgaagccaaactctttgaccacttcatcaaaatgaatgttccagctccttgatgcttgcttcagaccataaatggctttctgaagtttgcatacctttcCAGCATCCTCATGaatgacaaaaccttctggttgtatcatgtatacatcctctttgaggtttccatttaggaaagccgttttgacatccatctgccatatttcatagtcTAAATAAGCAGCAATTGCTAGCAATATCCGAACAGACCTAAGCATAGCTACTGGCgagaaagtctcgtcgtagtccactcctggaacttgtgtgaaccctttcgtgacaagtctagctttgtggatagtaatgttaccatccgcgtccgtctttcttttgaaaatccatttacaaccaatgggctttacgccttctggaagttcttccaagttccaaacttggttTTCGTACATGGATTCCATTTCGGATCTCATGGCTttgtgccattcttttgagctGGGCCCCGCCATCGCTTCCTTGTAGTGCGCAGGTTCATCGTCTTCAAGAATGAAGATTTCGTTATGAAACCCCTCAGGTGGCTGGATAGCCCTACCTGATCTGCGCGGTTCAGTTACAACATTGTCTGAAGTCTCCGCATCACATGCGACAACTTCCGGCTCGGTTGTAGGGATAATTAGCGGAATTTCTTCCGGTTCCTTAGCCATATCAACGGTTGCCGAAGATTCACTAATCTCATTAAGTTGTActgtcctcccactcacttctttagtgagaaactctttTTCAAGAAAGACTCCATGTTTtgcaacaaacactttgttctcgGAGGCGTGGTAGAAAGAATACCCAACTGTCTCCTcgggataacctacaaagtaacATTTGTCTGATCTGGGATCAAGTTTGCTTGGCTGTAAACGCTTTACATAAGCTTCACAACCCTAAATTTTGAAAAACGACAGGTCGGGTTTCTTCCCGTGCCACATCTCATGtggcgtcgtctcaacagatttagacggtGCTTTGTTTAGTGTGTGAGCAGCAGTAAGTAGTGCGTGACCCCAAAAAGATATCGGAAGATTTGTAAGAGACATCattgaccttaccatgtccaaCAAGGTTCGGTTACGTCGTTCCGATACTCCATTTCTCTGTGGAGTTCCGGGAGGCGTAagctgtgaaacgattccacgaTCACTCAGATGTTGGCCAAACTCATGACTAAGATATTCGCCTCCGCCATCAGACCGCAGAAACTTAAtctttttgttacgatgattttctatctcattctgaaattctttgaacttttcaaaggtttccgatttatgcttcattaagtagatatagccatacctactcaaatcatcagtAAAAGTCACGAAGTAAAAATATCCACCCCGTGCGCCTgtgttcattggaccacatacatcactatgtattatttccaataattcacCCGCCCGTTCAGGATGACCCGTGAACGGCGTCTTGGTCATTTCCCCATCAGGCAAGCTtcacatgtgtcaaatgattcaaaataaagGGACGGTAAAACTCCATCTTTATGGAGTCTTTGCATGCGTTTCTTACCGATGTGGCCAAGCCGACAGTGCCACATGAAAGTGGTGGTGGTATCATCCTTCTTAAGGCGTTTAGCATTCACGTTAAAGACATCATTTCCACATTCAAGATTTAGTATGAAAAGGCCCCCAACAATGGGTGCAAATCCATAAAACATATCCTTACAATAAAGTGAACAACCATTGTTCTCAGACTTGTACGAATACCCATCGTGTACCAAACATGATCCGGAGATAATGTTTCTACACAACAGTGGAAAAAAATAATAGTTACTTAGTTCTAAGATAAATCCTTAAGGGAGACGTAGAGGCATAATGCCGACAGCTTGAGCGGCGATCCCAGCGTCGTTCCCGACGCGCATCACGACTTCATTCTTTGCTGGCTTGCGTACCTTCTGAAGTCCCTGTAtcgagttgcaaatgtgagcaaccgatccggtatcaaatacccaagacttAGAGTTTTCGCTAGCAAGTAAAACGTCAATGACATTAACTTGTATAACAATTATACCTTTTCCGGTTTTCCCGGTCTTCTTATCTTCTAGATACTTCTTGTAGTTTCTCTTCCAGTGTCCTGtgcccttgcagtagaagcactcagtttcattcTTGGCTCCGCCCTTAGATTCGCTTTGGGAGCCGGTCTTACCggtgcccttgcccttctttggcTTGCCTTTCTTCTTTTTGAAACTGGCGGTTTTATTCACAAGCAACACTTGCTTGCAATTTTTCCGCAGTCCTCCTTCTGTAGTTTTCAGCATGGCGAGCACTTCTTCCGGTGTCTTCTCCATCCCTGTCATGTTGTAGTTCATGACAAAACCGTCGTAAGAAGGGGGAGTGGAGAAAGCAACATGTCCATCATATGGCCAGGTGGAAGTGGAAATTCCAGGGTTTTAAGCGTTTCAGCATAGCCAATCATTTTGACCACGTGTTTGCCAACTGAACTGCCCTCAGCCATCTTGCAATCCATCAAAGCCTTCATGATATCATATCGTTCAAACTTCACGGTTTCCCTGTACAGAGCATCCAATTCCCGGATCATACCAAGGGGTTTATGgaattcaaaatgtttttgaagctCTGGACTCATGCAAGCTAGCATGAGGCACTGCACTAAGTTGTGATCATCATCCTTAGTGGCCCAGACATTTTGTACATCTTCCGGGGCCTCTGCCGCGGGTTTAGCTGGAAGATCATACTCTACCACATACAATTTCTTAGCGCtcctgaggacaatcctcaggttgcggacccagtccgcatagttGTTTCCAGTTGCAGCTAACTTCTCTTTCTCTAACATCGGGCCTAAGTTGAACGCCGTGTTGcgagccatttgatctacaacgaAAACACAAGTTTCACTTAGACTTTGTTTATAATGAAATTTTCACTAGTGAATAAACATTTTATTCTAAAATgcactcccactcaaatcaatatctctcaaaattgattatgagtgattcaagatccatgtcttgattgttcgccattggtgtaacaccactgatgacgaaaatcttaaccggtaggccaacttgccaatcacatcactatgtgactcttgttcatctttcgatgcgtgtgttccgagctcatgacggtcatgcctgaacgtcaagacaaccaagtgatctcgctaCGAGGTCTcgactcacccgcctcacacttctctaatcgttcgtacccgtgtgacacggcgcaccctGAAAAGATAGGTGTCGTGACGGttctacacttgggagaacactatcTACTTGATAtctttaagtgagagatcaccctaataaaagcgactaccgcgcaatcaagaagggtgcatcataggggataaacatctcaggcaattcataattagcatgatatggtatagccctttctgacggagaagtctttcaattcttcgtcttcggcatttgcgtcggtgttcaccttcgcgaagattgccaccaccttgtcgatgcacgagataatattgctatctctatagctaataaaataagtgcattacttaaggttgacacgcaggtcattaaagtgcaatcatatggctccagccatcatgcagaatcatgacacgcaggtcatgttagttacatcatatagtcatctcatacataataaaattgaatatgagcattgctataccacatcacatgcacatcctgcaaaaccaagttagacgcctctagtcggtttatgcaaaaat
This sequence is a window from Aegilops tauschii subsp. strangulata cultivar AL8/78 chromosome 7, Aet v6.0, whole genome shotgun sequence. Protein-coding genes within it:
- the LOC141026945 gene encoding uncharacterized protein, translated to MLEKEKLAATGNNYADWVRNLRIVLRSAKKLYVVEYDLPAKPAAEAPEDVQNVWATKDDDHNLVQCLMLACMSPELQKHFEFHKPLGMIRELDALYRETVKFERYDIMKALMDCKMAEGSSVGKHVVKMIGYAETLKTLEFPLPPGHMMDMLLSPLPLLTTVLS